In a genomic window of Gossypium arboreum isolate Shixiya-1 chromosome 7, ASM2569848v2, whole genome shotgun sequence:
- the LOC108456079 gene encoding chloroplast envelope quinone oxidoreductase homolog has product MDKIKTMMRAVQYSKYGGGVADLKQVEVPVPSPKKDEVLIKVETASINPIDWKLQDGVARPFLPRKFPHIPGTDVAGEVVQVGSEVQSFKVGENVVAVLGNGGALAEYAVANEGSTVSRPPEVSVREAAALPIAGLAAHQSLTQLAGLKLDGTGPEVNVLVTAASGGVGQYAVQLLKLANAHITATCGARNIDLVRSLGADEVLDYKTPDGGALKSPSGRKYDVIIHCAHNIPWSTFEANLTSKGKVVDTTPGFGTLMSVAFKKITFAKKQLIPLFTSPKKENLEFLVKLVKEGKLKPVIDSVHPLSKAEEAWAKSIDGHATGKILVEP; this is encoded by the exons atggaTAAGATTAAGACTATGATGCGCGCTGTTCAATACAGTAAATATGGCGGAGGAGTCGCCGATCTCAAG CAAGTTGAAGTTCCGGTTCCCAGTCCAAAAAAGGATGAAGTTTTGATCAAAGTAGAGACAGCTAGTATTAACCCAATCGACTGGAAACTACAGGACGGGGTAGCTCGGCCATTTTTACCTCGGAAATTCCCCCACATTCCTG GTACCGATGTAGCTGGAGAAGTCGTACAAGTTGGATCAGAAGTCCAGAGTTTCAAAGTTGGGGAGAACGTTGTTGCCGTACTTGGT AATGGAGGTGCACTAGCTGAGTATGCTGTCGCTAATGAAGGTTCCACAGTTTCAAGGCCTCCAGAGGTATCAGTCCGTGAAGCGGCGGCTTTGCCAATTGCTGGCCTTGCAGCTCACCAGTCACTCACCCAGCTTGCTGGGCTCAAACTCGATGGAACCGGCCCGGAAGTGAATGTATTGGTTACCGCTGCTTCAGGTGGTGTAGGTCAATATGCCGTTCAACTCCTAAAGCTTGCAAATGCACACATTACAGCCACTTGTGGGGCTCGTAACATAGATTTAGTCAGGAGCCTGGGGGCTGATGAGGTTCTTGACTACAAAACTCCTGATGGGGGGGCTCTCAAGAGCCCTTCTGGTCGAAAATACGATGTAATCATCCACTGCGCACACAACATTCCTTGGTCTACCTTTGAGGCTAACTTGACTTCAAAAGGGAAGGTAGTAGATACCACTCCTGGTTTCGGTACTTTAATGAGTGTTGCTTTCAAAAAGATAACGTTCGCAAAGAAGCAACTCATACCCTTGTTCACCTCACCTAAGAAAGAAAACCTCGAATTTCTTGTGAAGTTGGTGAAAGAAGGAAAGCTTAAGCCAGTAATTGATTCAGTACATCCTCTAAGTAAGGCTGAAGAGGCTTGGGCCAAGAGCATTGACGGCCATGCCACTGGCAAGATTCTTGTGGAGCCATAA